A single Bacillus sp. HMF5848 DNA region contains:
- the topA gene encoding type I DNA topoisomerase: MSDYLVIVESPAKAKTIERYLGKKYKVKASMGHLRDLPKSQMGVDVEHNFEPKYITIRGKGPVLKELKTAAKKAKKVFLAADPDREGEAIAWHLAHSLNLDGSTDCRVVFNEITKDAIKESFKHPRPINMDLVDAQQARRVLDRLVGYNISPLLWKKVKKGLSAGRVQSIAVRLIIERENEIKEFKPEEYWTIQSTFLKGKETFEANFYGVDGNKVDLKTKQDVEKVLKRIKENTFSIDSVTKKERKRNPAVPFITSSLQQEAARKLNFRAKKTMMIAQQLYEGLDLGKEGTVGLITYMRTDSTRISDTAQGEAFSYITNKFGEEYAAQEKRKEKKNANAQDAHEAIRPSSTLRSPDTLKEYLSRDQYRLYKLIWERFVASQMAPAILDTMTVELSNNGVNFRANGSKVKFPGFMKVYVEGNDDQTEEKDSLLPDLREGDAVLKKDIEPKQHFTQPPPRYTEARLVRTLEELGIGRPSTYAPTLDTIQKRGYVALDNKRFVPTELGEIVIELILEFFPEILNVEFTAKMEHDLDEIEDGKIAWAKIIDNFYSDFEKRLEKAEKEMKEVEIKDEPAGIDCEECGHPLVYKMGRYGKFMACSNFPECRVTKPIVKEIGVKCPKCEEGNVVERKSKKRRIFYGCDRYPECDFLSWDKPLPRNCPVCSSYLVEKKLKKGVQVQCPNCDYKESQQT; encoded by the coding sequence ATGTCAGATTATCTGGTCATAGTGGAATCACCAGCTAAGGCAAAAACTATTGAACGATATTTAGGAAAAAAATATAAAGTAAAAGCATCAATGGGACATTTGCGTGATTTGCCAAAAAGTCAAATGGGCGTTGATGTAGAACATAACTTTGAGCCGAAATATATTACAATACGTGGTAAAGGTCCTGTTTTAAAAGAACTTAAAACGGCGGCAAAAAAGGCTAAAAAAGTATTTCTGGCAGCCGATCCGGATCGCGAAGGAGAGGCAATTGCATGGCATTTAGCTCATAGTCTTAATTTAGATGGCTCTACTGATTGTCGTGTTGTTTTTAATGAAATTACAAAAGATGCTATCAAAGAATCATTTAAGCATCCACGTCCGATTAATATGGATCTTGTTGATGCTCAACAAGCTCGTCGAGTTCTCGATAGATTAGTTGGTTACAATATTAGTCCGTTATTATGGAAAAAAGTGAAAAAAGGATTAAGCGCCGGTCGTGTACAGTCTATTGCAGTTCGCTTAATTATAGAGAGAGAAAATGAGATTAAAGAGTTCAAGCCTGAAGAGTATTGGACCATCCAAAGTACATTTCTCAAAGGTAAGGAAACCTTCGAAGCAAATTTCTATGGAGTGGACGGAAATAAAGTTGACTTGAAAACAAAGCAAGATGTAGAAAAGGTTTTAAAGAGAATCAAGGAAAATACTTTTTCTATTGATTCAGTTACGAAAAAAGAGCGAAAACGTAACCCGGCTGTCCCTTTTATAACGTCATCATTGCAGCAAGAAGCGGCACGTAAACTCAACTTTCGAGCAAAAAAAACTATGATGATAGCACAGCAGTTGTACGAAGGATTAGATTTAGGTAAGGAAGGCACAGTTGGGTTAATTACATATATGCGTACAGACTCAACACGGATATCAGATACGGCTCAAGGTGAGGCATTTTCCTACATTACAAATAAATTTGGCGAAGAATATGCAGCTCAAGAGAAGCGTAAAGAAAAGAAAAATGCGAACGCTCAAGATGCGCATGAAGCAATAAGACCATCATCTACTTTACGCTCACCCGACACGTTAAAAGAGTATTTAAGTCGTGATCAATATCGACTTTACAAATTAATTTGGGAACGATTTGTCGCTAGTCAGATGGCACCTGCCATACTTGATACTATGACGGTGGAGTTGTCAAACAATGGTGTGAATTTTAGAGCAAATGGCTCAAAAGTTAAATTTCCTGGCTTTATGAAGGTATATGTGGAAGGTAATGATGATCAAACTGAAGAAAAAGATTCATTATTGCCTGATTTGCGAGAGGGAGATGCAGTTCTTAAGAAAGACATTGAACCAAAGCAGCATTTCACGCAGCCACCTCCTCGCTACACTGAAGCTCGATTAGTACGTACATTAGAAGAACTGGGAATTGGACGTCCATCAACATATGCTCCGACCCTTGATACTATTCAGAAGCGTGGATACGTAGCTCTCGATAACAAACGCTTTGTACCGACGGAACTCGGAGAGATTGTTATTGAGTTAATTTTAGAATTTTTCCCTGAAATATTAAATGTGGAATTTACAGCTAAAATGGAGCACGATCTAGATGAAATAGAAGATGGAAAAATTGCGTGGGCTAAAATAATAGATAATTTCTATAGTGATTTTGAAAAGCGTCTGGAAAAAGCAGAAAAAGAAATGAAGGAAGTAGAAATTAAAGATGAACCTGCCGGTATAGACTGTGAAGAGTGTGGGCATCCATTAGTATATAAAATGGGACGTTACGGAAAGTTTATGGCTTGTTCAAATTTCCCTGAGTGTCGTGTGACAAAACCTATTGTAAAAGAAATAGGCGTAAAATGTCCTAAGTGTGAAGAAGGTAATGTTGTTGAGCGCAAGAGTAAGAAACGACGCATTTTTTATGGCTGTGACCGTTATCCAGAATGTGATTTTCTATCTTGGGATAAACCATTACCAAGAAATTGCCCAGTTTGTAGTTCGTATTTAGTCGAAAAAAAGCTGAAGAAGGGTGTTCAAGTACAGTGTCCTAACTGCGATTATAAAGAATCGCAGCAAACATAA
- the trmFO gene encoding FADH(2)-oxidizing methylenetetrahydrofolate--tRNA-(uracil(54)-C(5))-methyltransferase TrmFO, giving the protein MTQQVVNVIGAGLAGSEAAWQLAKRDIHVHLYEMRPVKQTPAHHTDKFAELVCSNSLRANTLTNAVGVLKEEMRRLDSVIIHAADSCAVPAGGALAVDRHEFAAYVTDKVKNHPNVTVHHEEVTDIPVGPTIIATGPLTSEDLSEKLKKLTGEEYLYFYDAAAPIIDKESIDLEKVYLKSRYDKGDAAYLNCPMNEEEFDKFYEALISAETVPLKEFEKKIFFEGCMPIEVMAARGKKTMLFGPLKPVGLEDPKTNKRPYAVVQLRQDNAAGTLYNIVGFQTHLKWGPQKEVIRLIPGLENADIVRYGVMHRNTFLNSPNLLAPTYQFKNRSDLFFAGQMTGVEGYVESAASGLVAGINAARQVLGEEPIVFPHETAIGSMARYITTADPKSFQPMNANFGLFPELPTKIRGKKERNEQHATRALETIQNFVKNL; this is encoded by the coding sequence TTGACACAACAAGTAGTAAACGTAATAGGAGCAGGACTTGCAGGAAGTGAAGCTGCATGGCAACTAGCAAAAAGAGATATTCATGTTCATTTATATGAGATGCGTCCGGTTAAACAAACGCCGGCTCATCATACTGATAAATTTGCGGAACTAGTTTGTAGTAACTCTTTACGAGCAAATACTTTAACAAATGCAGTAGGTGTTCTAAAGGAAGAAATGCGCAGATTAGACTCTGTTATCATTCATGCAGCAGATTCCTGTGCTGTACCAGCTGGTGGAGCACTAGCAGTAGATCGGCATGAATTTGCAGCTTATGTAACGGACAAGGTGAAAAATCATCCGAATGTGACTGTTCATCATGAGGAAGTAACTGACATACCAGTAGGTCCTACAATTATTGCGACAGGCCCGTTAACGTCAGAAGATTTATCGGAAAAACTTAAAAAGCTAACGGGAGAAGAGTATTTATATTTCTACGATGCTGCTGCTCCTATTATTGACAAGGAAAGTATAGATTTAGAGAAGGTTTACTTAAAATCAAGATATGATAAAGGTGACGCGGCATATTTAAATTGCCCAATGAACGAAGAAGAGTTCGATAAATTTTATGAGGCATTAATAAGTGCTGAAACTGTGCCGTTAAAGGAGTTTGAAAAGAAAATTTTCTTTGAAGGCTGTATGCCAATTGAGGTGATGGCAGCCCGGGGGAAAAAGACGATGTTATTTGGTCCTTTAAAACCAGTTGGTTTAGAAGATCCTAAAACTAACAAGCGTCCTTATGCTGTTGTTCAGCTTAGACAAGACAATGCAGCTGGAACATTGTACAATATTGTCGGCTTTCAAACACATTTAAAGTGGGGACCACAAAAAGAAGTGATTAGACTTATTCCAGGTCTCGAAAATGCAGATATTGTTCGTTATGGTGTAATGCATCGAAATACATTTTTAAATTCACCAAATTTACTAGCTCCGACGTATCAATTTAAGAACAGGTCCGATTTATTCTTTGCGGGTCAAATGACGGGGGTAGAAGGTTATGTAGAATCAGCGGCCAGTGGTCTTGTAGCGGGGATTAATGCTGCAAGACAAGTGTTAGGAGAAGAACCTATCGTGTTTCCTCATGAAACAGCTATTGGTAGTATGGCGCGTTATATTACAACAGCCGACCCAAAAAGTTTTCAGCCGATGAACGCAAATTTTGGTTTATTTCCTGAACTACCAACTAAAATTAGAGGTAAAAAAGAGCGCAATGAACAGCACGCTACGAGAGCGTTAGAAACAATTCAGAATTTTGTAAAAAATTTGTGA
- the xerC gene encoding tyrosine recombinase XerC produces the protein MVNIALHNFLTYLQIEKNYSEYTVVNYEHDIKSFMQFMDRQGIVDWKIVTYQDVRIYLTELYRANYAKKSISRKISALRTFYTYLLREEKIKDNPFAVVSLPKKQHRNPRFLYATELEKLFAVCDTSTAIGQRNQALLELLYATGIRVSECCRLKLEDIDFSIGAMLVFGKGKKERYVPFGAYAQEALEMYIQNGREQLIQKNKASSHTTLFVNHRGGPLTTRGVRVVLDNITKETADILHISPHMLRHTFATHMLNEGADLRIVQELLGHENLSSTQIYTHVTKDKLKSIYMNHHPRA, from the coding sequence ATTGTGAATATTGCGTTACATAATTTTTTAACATATTTACAAATAGAGAAAAATTATTCAGAATATACAGTTGTGAATTACGAACATGATATTAAGTCTTTTATGCAGTTTATGGACCGGCAAGGTATTGTTGACTGGAAAATTGTTACGTATCAAGATGTCAGGATTTATTTAACTGAACTGTATAGAGCGAATTACGCCAAAAAGTCTATATCGCGGAAAATTTCCGCTTTGCGAACGTTTTATACGTACCTTCTAAGGGAAGAAAAAATAAAAGATAACCCGTTTGCAGTGGTATCGCTTCCGAAAAAACAACATCGAAATCCTAGGTTTTTATATGCTACAGAGTTAGAGAAGCTATTTGCTGTTTGTGATACATCAACGGCAATCGGTCAGCGTAATCAAGCTTTGCTAGAACTGTTATACGCAACGGGGATTCGTGTTAGCGAGTGTTGTCGATTAAAATTAGAGGATATTGATTTTTCTATTGGTGCTATGCTTGTTTTTGGAAAAGGCAAAAAGGAACGTTATGTCCCTTTTGGTGCTTACGCACAAGAGGCATTAGAAATGTATATTCAAAATGGACGAGAGCAATTAATACAAAAAAACAAGGCATCTTCTCATACAACTCTATTTGTTAATCATCGTGGCGGACCGTTAACAACTCGTGGTGTTCGTGTAGTATTGGATAATATAACGAAGGAAACTGCGGATATTTTACACATATCTCCGCATATGCTTCGTCATACGTTTGCTACGCATATGTTAAATGAAGGCGCAGATTTGCGGATCGTTCAAGAGCTATTAGGGCATGAAAATTTATCTTCTACACAAATTTATACACATGTAACAAAAGATAAATTAAAATCTATTTACATGAATCACCACCCAAGAGCATAA
- the hslV gene encoding ATP-dependent protease subunit HslV, with protein sequence MSQFHATTIFAIQHQGSCAMAGDGQVTFGNAVVMKHTAKKVRKLFQGKVLAGFAGSVADAFTLFEMFEGKLEEYNGNLQRAAVELAKTWRSDKVLRRLEAMLIIMNHDTLLLISGTGEVIEPDDGILAIGSGGNYALSAGRALKKHAGENLSAKEIARAALEVAGEICVYTNDQIVLEEL encoded by the coding sequence ATGTCACAATTTCACGCGACGACAATATTTGCTATTCAACATCAAGGCTCGTGTGCCATGGCAGGGGACGGGCAAGTCACATTTGGAAATGCAGTTGTTATGAAACATACAGCGAAGAAAGTACGTAAATTATTTCAAGGAAAAGTTTTAGCTGGTTTTGCTGGTTCAGTTGCTGATGCTTTTACTCTATTTGAAATGTTTGAAGGAAAGTTAGAAGAGTACAACGGAAACCTACAAAGGGCTGCTGTTGAACTGGCAAAAACGTGGAGAAGTGACAAGGTACTGCGTCGATTAGAGGCAATGTTAATTATTATGAACCATGATACATTACTTTTAATATCTGGAACTGGTGAGGTTATTGAGCCAGATGATGGGATTTTAGCAATTGGTTCTGGTGGGAACTATGCGTTATCTGCAGGAAGAGCGTTGAAAAAGCATGCAGGAGAGAATTTATCTGCTAAAGAAATTGCGCGTGCAGCGCTTGAGGTTGCTGGCGAAATTTGTGTGTATACAAATGACCAAATTGTATTAGAAGAACTATAA
- the hslU gene encoding HslU--HslV peptidase ATPase subunit, translated as MNANLTPRSIVEKLDQYIIGQKDAKKAVAVALRNRYRRSLLPEDLRDEVVPKNILMIGPTGVGKTEIARRLAKLVGAPFVKVEATKFTEVGYVGRDVESMVRDLIETSVRLVKEEKMSKVQGKAEELANKRLVELLVPGKQKANSMKNPLEMLFGGGAPNSNYDTDEKDQDETNLSERRRQVAYKLAMGELEDEQVTVEVEEQQVSMFDMLQGSGVEQMGMNMQDVLGNLMPKKKKKRKLLVKDARKVLTNEEASKLIDMDEVTQEAIFRSEQTGIIFIDEVDKIASKNVGGSSADVSREGVQRDILPIVEGSTVVTKYGSVKTDHILFIAAGAFHTAKPSDLIPELQGRFPIRVELTKLNVEDFTKILIEPDNALLKQYTALLKTEGIQLEFSDEAIRKIAEVAYEVNQDTDNIGARRLHTILEKLLEELSFEAPDITMEKVTITPQYVEEKLGTIVKNRDLSQFIL; from the coding sequence GTGAATGCAAACCTAACACCTCGTAGCATTGTGGAAAAATTAGACCAATATATAATTGGACAAAAAGATGCTAAAAAAGCAGTGGCTGTAGCTCTTCGTAATCGCTATAGACGTAGTCTACTTCCTGAGGATTTGCGAGATGAGGTAGTGCCTAAAAATATTCTAATGATTGGTCCAACTGGTGTTGGTAAGACTGAAATAGCAAGAAGACTTGCAAAACTTGTTGGTGCCCCATTTGTTAAGGTTGAAGCAACAAAATTTACTGAGGTCGGTTATGTCGGTCGTGATGTTGAATCGATGGTGCGTGATTTAATTGAAACTTCCGTTAGACTCGTAAAAGAAGAAAAAATGTCAAAAGTTCAAGGCAAAGCAGAAGAACTAGCTAACAAGCGTCTCGTAGAACTACTAGTACCAGGTAAACAAAAAGCAAATTCAATGAAAAATCCATTAGAAATGTTATTTGGTGGTGGCGCACCAAACTCTAACTATGATACCGATGAAAAAGACCAAGATGAAACTAATTTGTCAGAAAGACGTCGTCAAGTAGCTTATAAGCTTGCGATGGGTGAGCTTGAAGATGAGCAAGTAACCGTAGAGGTTGAAGAGCAACAAGTTTCTATGTTTGATATGCTACAAGGCTCTGGAGTAGAGCAAATGGGTATGAATATGCAGGATGTTCTAGGTAACTTAATGCCGAAAAAGAAGAAAAAACGTAAACTTCTTGTAAAAGATGCTCGAAAAGTGTTGACAAATGAAGAAGCATCTAAGTTAATAGATATGGATGAAGTTACACAAGAAGCCATTTTTCGAAGTGAGCAAACTGGTATTATCTTCATTGACGAAGTCGATAAAATCGCAAGTAAGAATGTTGGTGGCTCTAGTGCCGATGTGTCTCGAGAAGGTGTTCAGCGAGATATTTTACCAATTGTTGAAGGTAGCACTGTGGTAACGAAGTATGGTTCAGTAAAAACAGATCATATTTTGTTTATTGCTGCTGGTGCCTTTCACACAGCTAAACCATCTGATTTGATACCCGAACTGCAGGGACGTTTTCCGATACGCGTCGAACTTACAAAGTTGAATGTAGAGGATTTTACAAAAATTTTAATTGAGCCTGATAATGCTTTACTAAAGCAATATACAGCTTTACTTAAAACAGAGGGTATACAATTGGAATTTTCTGACGAAGCTATTCGTAAGATTGCAGAAGTAGCCTATGAAGTCAATCAAGACACTGACAATATTGGAGCTAGACGTCTACATACAATTCTTGAAAAGCTGTTAGAGGAATTATCATTCGAGGCACCTGACATTACGATGGAGAAGGTGACGATTACACCACAATATGTTGAAGAAAAACTAGGAACGATAGTAAAAAACAGAGATTTAAGTCAATTTATTTTGTAG
- the codY gene encoding GTP-sensing pleiotropic transcriptional regulator CodY, which yields MNLLEKTRRINAMLQRAAGKPVNFKEMSETLRDVIEANIFIVSRRGKLLGFAIKQTIENERMKKMLEDRQFPEEYTKNLFTISETSSNLDIESSYTAFPVENKELFQRGLTTIVPIIGGGERLGTLILSRLEQEFEDDDLILAEYGATVVGMEILREKAEEIEEEARSKAVVQMAISSLSYSELEAIEHIFEELEGKEGLLVASKIADRVGITRSVIVNALRKLESAGVIESRSLGMKGTYIKVLNDKFLFELERLKAN from the coding sequence ATGAATTTATTAGAAAAAACTAGACGAATTAATGCGATGCTTCAGAGAGCGGCTGGCAAACCAGTTAACTTTAAAGAGATGTCCGAAACATTGCGCGACGTGATAGAAGCGAATATTTTTATTGTTAGTCGTCGAGGGAAATTACTAGGATTTGCTATTAAGCAAACGATTGAAAATGAAAGAATGAAGAAAATGCTTGAGGATCGTCAATTTCCTGAAGAGTATACAAAAAACCTTTTTACAATTAGTGAAACATCATCGAATCTAGATATCGAAAGCTCATATACAGCGTTCCCGGTTGAGAACAAAGAGTTGTTCCAAAGAGGTTTAACAACTATTGTGCCAATTATTGGTGGTGGGGAGCGTTTAGGTACGCTAATACTATCGCGTTTGGAGCAAGAATTTGAAGATGATGATTTGATTTTAGCTGAATATGGTGCAACTGTTGTTGGTATGGAAATACTTCGTGAAAAAGCTGAAGAAATTGAAGAAGAAGCTCGCAGTAAAGCAGTAGTACAAATGGCCATTAGTTCACTTTCATACAGCGAGTTAGAGGCTATCGAGCATATCTTTGAAGAATTAGAAGGCAAAGAAGGTTTACTAGTAGCTAGTAAAATTGCTGATCGCGTAGGTATTACTCGCTCTGTTATCGTTAATGCTCTGCGTAAATTAGAAAGTGCTGGTGTTATCGAATCACGTTCTCTTGGTATGAAAGGTACTTACATTAAAGTGCTAAATGATAAATTTCTATTTGAACTTGAAAGACTTAAAGCGAACTAA
- the flgB gene encoding flagellar basal body rod protein FlgB — MGLFSNTINTLEHALNYSSTKQKVISNNIANVNTPGYKARDVSFKSEFEKAVSTQMKANRTDGRHFEFTSSRQTNFQVFTKADVTYNHNGNSVDIDKEMADLAENQIYFNALADRMNGKFNSLKSVIRGGK; from the coding sequence GTGGGCTTATTTTCAAATACGATTAATACGCTTGAGCACGCGTTGAATTATTCATCAACGAAGCAAAAAGTGATTTCAAATAATATTGCCAATGTTAATACACCAGGCTATAAAGCTCGAGATGTATCGTTTAAAAGTGAGTTTGAAAAAGCTGTGTCGACACAAATGAAAGCGAACAGAACGGATGGTCGCCATTTTGAATTTACAAGTAGTCGTCAAACAAACTTTCAAGTCTTCACTAAAGCTGATGTTACTTACAACCATAATGGTAACAGTGTTGATATTGATAAGGAAATGGCCGATTTAGCTGAAAACCAAATTTATTTTAATGCATTAGCTGATAGAATGAATGGCAAGTTCAACTCCTTGAAAAGTGTTATTAGAGGTGGTAAGTAA
- the flgC gene encoding flagellar basal body rod protein FlgC codes for MSMFHSLNTTASALTAQRLRMDVISSNLANVDTTRGKMVDGEWQPYRRKIVEIAPDNSFANILNSKIGKQSGQVGNGVKVSKITEDQTPFKLVYDPAHPDADANGYVKLPNVDPLKEMVDLMSTTRSYEANVTAFNASKSMLMKALEIGK; via the coding sequence ATGTCGATGTTCCATAGTTTAAATACAACAGCAAGTGCGCTAACTGCACAGCGGCTAAGAATGGATGTTATATCATCGAATTTAGCGAATGTAGATACAACTCGTGGGAAAATGGTCGATGGTGAGTGGCAGCCGTATCGCCGCAAAATCGTGGAAATAGCACCTGATAATTCTTTCGCAAATATTTTAAATAGCAAAATTGGAAAACAAAGTGGACAGGTTGGAAATGGTGTTAAAGTGTCGAAAATTACAGAAGATCAAACACCATTCAAGCTAGTTTATGATCCAGCTCATCCTGATGCCGATGCCAATGGATATGTAAAGCTTCCCAATGTTGATCCACTAAAAGAAATGGTAGATTTAATGAGTACAACTCGATCATACGAGGCTAACGTGACAGCGTTCAATGCATCAAAGTCGATGCTCATGAAGGCTTTAGAAATAGGGAAATAG
- the fliE gene encoding flagellar hook-basal body complex protein FliE: MINRVNIPTQHILKPQVTQNVQQPTVSESTKQFSTFLKDAISSVNNAQIKSDTLTTKMALGENVDLHNVMIESQKASVSLQATLEIRNKVIEAYQEVMRMQI, encoded by the coding sequence ATGATTAATAGAGTCAATATTCCAACTCAGCATATTTTAAAGCCTCAAGTAACTCAAAATGTTCAACAACCAACTGTTTCTGAATCAACAAAACAGTTTTCTACTTTTTTGAAAGATGCTATAAGTAGCGTTAATAACGCTCAAATAAAATCTGATACATTAACAACAAAAATGGCACTTGGTGAAAATGTTGATTTACACAACGTTATGATTGAATCTCAAAAAGCAAGTGTCTCTTTACAAGCAACACTTGAAATTAGAAATAAAGTGATAGAAGCGTATCAAGAGGTTATGAGGATGCAAATTTAG
- the fliF gene encoding flagellar basal-body MS-ring/collar protein FliF translates to MNEKLQQALNKASSFWNGRSSGQKGMIIGSVILAFTVIAVSSVLATRANMVPLYSNLSPAETGQIKATLDSRGIQSEITQQGTTILVPEQVADTLLVELAAENIPDSGNIDYSFFGQNAGFGLGQNEFDVLKVEAVQTELSKLIKSIEGINDANVMITMPEQGVFVSDTQGEASASIVINTKTGYKFDQAQINSLYHLVSKAVPNLPTDNIVIMNQFFEYFTQESSNGNYQASNLIETQLQVKKQIEEDIEKQVIQMLGLMMGRDKVMASVTANLDFTQEKSEATLVEPVDSESMEGIAISVERITESYTGGTPDASGPADFGETDTANQYVGADGSSNGDYERVEERINNDVNRIRKEIVESPYKVTDLGIQVIVEPPTADDLTSLPQERIDDIEKILTTIVKTTLADTTMTAEQVQEKVVVSVGQFNGKPEFIPTNTLPSVPTWVYIVGAAGIIFVVALLVIVLRSRRKEPIDTAASTVVEGTTIDIPDVNAEKETEGSMRRKQLEKMAKEKPEDFAKLLRSWIAED, encoded by the coding sequence ATGAACGAAAAACTACAGCAAGCTTTAAATAAAGCCTCATCCTTTTGGAATGGACGTTCTTCTGGCCAAAAAGGAATGATTATAGGATCAGTAATACTTGCTTTTACTGTAATTGCCGTTTCATCTGTATTGGCAACACGAGCTAACATGGTACCGCTATATAGCAACCTTTCCCCGGCTGAAACCGGTCAAATTAAAGCGACTCTTGATTCCCGTGGAATTCAATCCGAAATTACACAACAAGGTACAACCATTCTGGTGCCAGAACAAGTAGCTGATACATTACTTGTTGAGTTAGCAGCAGAAAATATTCCGGATAGTGGGAACATTGATTATAGCTTTTTTGGCCAAAATGCTGGATTTGGTTTAGGGCAAAATGAGTTTGATGTTTTGAAAGTAGAAGCGGTACAAACGGAATTATCTAAATTAATTAAGAGTATTGAAGGAATAAATGATGCCAATGTTATGATTACCATGCCTGAGCAAGGTGTTTTTGTCTCTGACACACAAGGTGAGGCTTCAGCAAGTATTGTTATTAATACTAAAACGGGATACAAATTTGATCAAGCGCAAATAAATTCTTTATACCACTTAGTATCAAAAGCCGTACCTAATTTACCTACTGATAATATCGTCATTATGAATCAATTTTTTGAGTATTTTACTCAAGAATCTTCAAATGGAAATTATCAAGCTAGCAATTTAATAGAAACTCAATTGCAAGTGAAAAAGCAAATTGAAGAAGATATCGAAAAACAAGTAATACAAATGCTTGGCCTCATGATGGGAAGAGACAAAGTGATGGCCTCCGTTACAGCTAATCTCGATTTTACTCAAGAGAAAAGTGAGGCAACTCTTGTTGAGCCTGTTGATAGTGAAAGTATGGAAGGTATTGCAATTAGTGTTGAAAGAATTACAGAGTCCTATACTGGGGGTACTCCAGATGCTAGTGGACCAGCAGATTTTGGTGAAACAGACACTGCTAATCAATACGTCGGTGCGGACGGTAGCTCAAATGGCGATTATGAACGTGTTGAAGAAAGAATAAACAATGATGTTAATAGGATTAGAAAAGAAATTGTTGAAAGTCCATATAAAGTTACAGACTTAGGAATTCAAGTTATTGTTGAACCTCCAACAGCAGACGACTTAACATCATTACCACAAGAAAGAATTGATGATATCGAGAAGATTTTGACAACTATTGTAAAAACAACGCTAGCAGATACAACAATGACAGCTGAACAGGTACAAGAAAAGGTTGTTGTTTCAGTGGGGCAGTTTAATGGGAAACCTGAATTCATTCCTACAAACACCCTGCCAAGCGTGCCTACTTGGGTGTATATAGTAGGAGCGGCAGGTATTATATTTGTTGTTGCGCTATTAGTAATAGTACTTCGAAGTCGTAGAAAAGAACCGATTGATACGGCAGCTTCAACAGTTGTTGAAGGCACGACTATTGACATACCTGATGTGAATGCAGAAAAAGAAACTGAAGGAAGCATGCGAAGAAAGCAGCTTGAAAAAATGGCAAAAGAAAAACCAGAGGATTTTGCGAAGCTATTAAGAAGTTGGATAGCAGAAGACTAG